A portion of the Aythya fuligula isolate bAytFul2 chromosome 10, bAytFul2.pri, whole genome shotgun sequence genome contains these proteins:
- the ISY1 gene encoding pre-mRNA-splicing factor ISY1 homolog — protein sequence MARNAEKAMTALARFRQAQLEEGKVKERRPFLASECNELPKAEKWRRQIIGEISKKVAQIQNAGLGEFRIRDLNDEINKLLREKGHWEVRIRELGGPDYARIGPKMLDHEGKEVPGNRGYKYFGAAKDLPGVRELFEKEPLPPPRKTRAELMKSIDAEYYGYRDEDDGILEPLEQEHEKKVIAEAVEKWKMEREARLARGDEEEEEEENIYAVNEDESDEEGGKEKDGEEGQQKFIAHVPVPTQQEIEEALVRRKKMELLQKYASETLMAQSEEAKRLLGL from the exons ATG gcTCGCAACGCGGAGAAGGCCAT gacgGCCTTGGCAAGATTTCGTCAAGCTCAGCTTGAGGAAGGAAAAGTTAAG GAGCGAAGACCTTTCCTTGCATCAGAGTGTAATGAATTGCCTAAAGCTGAGAAATGGAGGCGACAG ATCATTGGTGAAATTTCCAAGAAAGTGGCACAGATTCAAAACG CTGGATTGGGTGAGTTCAGAATTCGGGACCTGAACGatgaaataaacaaacttcTGAGGGAAAAAGGACACTGGGAAGTCAGAATAAGGGAGCTAGGAGGTCCTGACTATGCT aggatTGGACCAAAAATGTTAGATCATGAAGGGAAAGAAGTTCCAGGAAACAGAGGTTACAAATACTTTGGAGCTGCAAAGGATTTACCAGGAGTTAGAGAGCTTTTTGAAAAGGAGC CCCTTCCGCCACCCCGAAAAACTCGAGCTGAGCTTATGAAATCCATTGATGCTGAATACTATGGCTACAGAGATGAAGATGACGGTATTCTGGAGCCACTGGAACAAGAACACGAAAAGAAAG TTATAGCAGAAgcagtggaaaaatggaaaatggagagagagGCACGACTTGCAAGAggtgatgaggaggaggaggaggaagaaaatatctATGCTGTTAATGAAGATGAG tctGATGAGGAAGGTGGCAAGGAAAAAGATGGTGAAGAAGGCCAACAGAAATTTATTGCACATGTCCCAGTGCCAACTCAGCAGGAG ATTGAGGAAGCTCTTGTACGGCGAAAGAAGATGGAGCTTCTTCAGAAGTATGCTAGTGAAACTCTCATGGCACAGAGTGAAGAAGCAAAAAGACTTTTAGGATTATAA
- the LOC116492976 gene encoding haloacid dehalogenase-like hydrolase domain-containing 5 has translation MRRGLPALRGLLGGGSAGRPLRLPAPSGPQPPAEGSGGGQLNVLPSFGFLFDIDGVLVRGKTPIPAAKTAFQKLVNSQGQFLVPVVFVTNAGNCLRQKKADQLSHILGVPISQDQVMMSHSPLRMFKRYHEKCVLVSGQGPLLDIAQDLGFSQPITIETLREKYPLLDVVDHDRTPDVSYPSAVELPKIEAVVLFGEPVRWETNLQLIIDVLLTSGYPGNPYHHENYPHIPVLACNMDLMWVAEAQSPRFGHGTFMVCLENIYKKITGKDLKYEALMGKPSELTYQYAEYLIRTQAAERQWKQPIQTLYAVGDNLMTDVYGANLYNRYLEEKNSRKGSKTQIQAKVAGGRGSAALSQDDEIDNSWENELASAAATHCRSVLVCTGVYNPHTEAPLDTKESITETVFHGHRDFSFDPGLVEPDHIVPDVDAAVDLIFHLENFAPN, from the exons ATgcgccgggggctgcccgcgcTCCGCGGCCTCCTCGGGGGCGGCTCCGCGGGGCGGCCGCTCCGGCTCCCGGCGCCCAGCGGGCCCCAGCCGCCGGCTGAGGGCAGCGGGGGCGGCCAG CTCAACGTTCTGCCGTcctttgggtttctttttgACATTGATGGTGTACTGGTACGAGGAAAGACTCCAATACCTGCTGCAAAAACGGCCTTTCAAAAGCTAGTTAATTCTCAGGGACAGTTCTTGGTGCCTGTGGTATTTGTCACCAATGCAGGGAATTGCCTTCGCCAGAAAAAAGCTGATCAATTGTCTCATATACTGGGAGTTCCT ATTTCCCAAGACCAAGTGATGATGTCACACAGTCCTCTGCGGATGTTCAAACGTTATCATGAAAAATGTGTCCTTGTATCTGGACAAGGACCGCTTCTGGATATTGCTCAAga CCTTGGTTTCAGTCAACCCATCACCATTGAAACATTGCGGGAGAAATACCCTTTGCTGGATGTAGTTGACCATGACAGAACACCTGATGTTTCG tacCCCTCTGCTGTGGAGCTTCCCAAGATTGAGG CTGTTGTCTTGTTTGGGGAGCCAGTCAGGTGGGAAACCAACCTTCAGTTGATCATAGATGTTTTGCTGACAAGTGGCTATCCTGGAAATCCGTATCACCATGAAAATTACCCTCATATACCTGTACTGGCTTGTAATATGGATCTGATGTGGGTAGCTGAAGCACAGTCTCCAAG gTTTGGGCATGGAACATTCATGGtttgtttggaaaacatttaCAAGAAGATCACTGGCAAAGATCTGAAATATGAGGCCTTAATGGGCAAGCCTAGTGAACTGACCTATCAGTATGCAGAATACCTTATCAGGACTCAAGCAGCAGAAAGACAATGGAAGCAACCTATTCAAACTCTCTATGCTGTTGG AGATAATCTCATGACTGATGTCTATGGTGCTAACCTTTACAATCGCTATCTTGAAGAGAAGAACTCCAGAAAAGGTTCAAAAACACAGATTCAGGCAAAAgttgctggaggcagagggtCTGCTGCTCTCTCTCAGGATGATGAAATAGACAACAGTTGGGAGAATGAATtagcatctgctgctgctaccCACTGTAGGTCTGTTCTCGTTTGTACTGGGGTTTATAATCCTCACACAGAGGCACCCTTGGATACCAAGGAGAGCATAACTGAAACAGTGTTCCATGGCCACAGAGATTTTAGCTTTGATCCCGGTTTAGTAGAACCAGATCATATTGTACCAGATGTTGATGCTGCTGTAGACCTGATCTTCCATCTGGAGAACTTTGCTCCTAATTGA